In the Micromonospora narathiwatensis genome, one interval contains:
- a CDS encoding polysaccharide deacetylase family protein — translation MADGMRRWNRRTVLRRAALLAGGVALGAAGTAQTTWITDRRLPIAGGPASATLGSRYQDVGAGMIEAVWGVHTTERLLALTFDDGPLPQWTPMVLDTLERYDVPATFFMVGLRARENAALVRGRLGRHEVGNHSWAHHDLARMDAHTAYDDLRRSHDAITAATGVAPRLLRPPWGHLGGAVLHAAAQLDYRLVLWTLQMVEGEFPRDPVGHARRIVADVQPGTVLLGHDVGTEQRLVALRGLPDMINGLRDRGYTFVTVSELLRRAAVG, via the coding sequence ATGGCGGACGGCATGAGGCGGTGGAACCGGCGGACGGTGCTGCGCCGGGCCGCCCTGCTGGCCGGGGGCGTCGCGCTGGGCGCCGCCGGCACCGCGCAGACCACCTGGATCACCGACCGTCGGCTCCCGATCGCCGGCGGGCCGGCCAGCGCCACCCTGGGCAGCCGTTACCAGGACGTGGGCGCCGGCATGATCGAGGCCGTCTGGGGCGTACACACCACCGAACGCCTGCTCGCGCTCACCTTCGACGACGGTCCGCTGCCACAGTGGACCCCGATGGTGCTGGACACCCTGGAGCGGTACGACGTACCGGCCACCTTCTTCATGGTCGGCCTCCGGGCGCGGGAGAACGCCGCGCTCGTCCGCGGCCGGCTGGGCCGGCACGAGGTGGGCAACCACAGCTGGGCGCACCACGACCTGGCCCGGATGGACGCCCACACCGCGTACGACGACCTGCGGCGCAGCCACGACGCGATCACCGCGGCCACCGGCGTGGCACCCCGCCTGCTCCGCCCGCCGTGGGGGCACCTGGGTGGTGCGGTGCTGCACGCCGCGGCCCAACTCGACTACCGACTGGTGCTCTGGACCCTGCAGATGGTCGAGGGCGAGTTCCCGCGCGATCCGGTCGGCCACGCCCGGCGGATCGTCGCCGACGTCCAGCCCGGCACCGTCCTGCTCGGCCACGACGTCGGCACCGAGCAACGCCTCGTCGCGCTCCGCGGCCTGCCGGACATGATCAATGGGCTGCGGGACCGCGGCTACACCTTCGTGACCGTCTCCGAACTGCTCCGCCGCGCCGCCGTCGGGTGA
- a CDS encoding efflux RND transporter permease subunit produces MSLLARFSLANRGLVLLIALVTTAFGAYAVPSLKQQLLPSLEFPAAFIVATYPGAAPEIVESQVTEPIENSLQGIPGLEKVTSTSREGATTVQVSYAFGTNLDDVVNKMQTALNRIGGQLPEGVDPQVIAGSTDDLPVVVVAATGGDDEQALAEKLRRTVVPELEGLDGVRTVAVTGTRDQVVLITPDPAKLAAARLAPTAIGQALRTNGVAVPAGAVADGDRSLPVQVGTPIRDMDELRGIVLTTAPAAPVRLGDVAQVEQQLAPATGFTRTNGKPSLGIAVTATPDGNAVRISHDIRDRLDDLKASAGADLTVVFDQAPFVERSIESLTTEGLLGLLMAVVVILVFLLSIRSTVVTAVSIPLSVLVALIVLWAEGHSLNLLTLGALTIAVGRVVDDSIVVLENIKRHLEYGEPKRDAILGAVREVAGAVTASTLTTVAVFAPIALVGGFVGQLFAPFAITVTVALLASLLVSLTVIPVLAYWFLKPPGGTAADQAGVRRAAEEKELRSRLQRAYLPAIGFATRSRGTRWATVGLGLLVLVGTFGLAQKLETNFLDDSGRDTLSIRQELPAGTGLAGTDHAAARVEEVLRRTPGVKTYQVTAGGGNTPWAGVGAGNTASFSVALAKDTDAATVRRSLRTEFDALGPEVGELSFGAGQNGGSGNQLEVVVQAADQDTLNRAAEAVRGAVADTPGVEDVATSLATRVPRVEVTVDRVAAARAGLTEAAVGQLVAQAYRGAPLGQVTLDGTPQNVVLSTGARPPLSVDELRAMPVGPVKLDDIADVNQVDGPQQVTRIDGERSVSVTGTVTGSNLGATTKELQKRLDALDVPGATVTVGGVSADQQDAFADLLLAVLAAIAIVFLIMVATFRSLTQALILLVSVPFAATGAIVLLLATGTPLGVPALIGVLMLVGIVVTNAIVLLDLINQYRAQGMSVTDAVVEGGRRRLRPILMTAVATVFALLPMAFGLTGEGGFISRPLAIVVIGGLISSTLLTLILVPTLYTMVERAKDALRERRGTPEPVAPATPAPVLTPVPVTVGGGESPAEVAVPPAVPSVRPTPSGALLDGTDQFEVLRLPKSRQSPLPPTD; encoded by the coding sequence ATGTCGCTGCTCGCCAGATTCAGCCTTGCCAACCGGGGACTGGTCCTCCTCATCGCGCTGGTGACCACGGCGTTCGGGGCGTACGCCGTGCCGTCGCTGAAGCAGCAGCTCCTGCCGTCGCTGGAGTTTCCCGCCGCGTTCATCGTGGCGACCTACCCGGGCGCCGCGCCGGAGATCGTCGAGTCCCAGGTCACCGAGCCCATCGAGAACAGCCTCCAGGGCATTCCGGGGCTGGAGAAGGTCACCTCCACCTCTCGTGAGGGCGCCACCACCGTCCAGGTGAGCTACGCGTTCGGCACAAATCTGGACGACGTGGTCAACAAGATGCAGACCGCGCTGAACCGCATCGGCGGGCAGCTCCCCGAGGGGGTGGACCCGCAGGTCATCGCCGGTAGCACCGACGACCTGCCCGTCGTGGTGGTCGCCGCGACCGGCGGCGACGACGAGCAGGCCCTGGCGGAGAAGCTGCGCCGCACCGTCGTACCCGAGCTGGAGGGCCTGGACGGGGTCCGCACGGTCGCGGTGACCGGCACCCGCGACCAGGTCGTGCTGATCACCCCCGACCCGGCGAAGCTGGCCGCGGCCCGGCTGGCCCCCACGGCGATCGGCCAGGCGCTCAGGACCAACGGCGTCGCGGTGCCGGCCGGCGCGGTGGCCGACGGCGACCGGTCGCTCCCGGTGCAGGTCGGCACCCCGATCCGGGACATGGACGAGCTGCGCGGCATCGTGCTCACCACCGCCCCCGCCGCGCCGGTACGCCTCGGCGACGTGGCCCAGGTGGAGCAGCAGCTCGCCCCGGCCACCGGGTTCACCCGGACCAACGGCAAGCCCAGCCTGGGCATCGCGGTCACCGCCACCCCGGACGGCAACGCGGTTCGCATCTCCCACGACATCCGGGACCGTCTCGACGACCTGAAGGCCAGCGCCGGCGCCGACCTTACCGTGGTCTTCGACCAGGCCCCGTTCGTCGAGCGGTCCATCGAGAGCCTCACCACCGAGGGGCTGCTCGGTCTGCTGATGGCGGTCGTGGTGATCCTGGTCTTCCTGCTCTCGATCCGCTCCACCGTGGTCACCGCGGTCTCCATCCCACTCTCGGTGCTGGTCGCGCTGATCGTGCTCTGGGCCGAGGGCCACTCGCTCAACCTGCTCACCCTCGGCGCGCTGACCATCGCCGTCGGCCGGGTCGTCGACGACTCCATCGTGGTGCTGGAGAACATCAAGCGGCACCTGGAGTACGGCGAGCCGAAGCGGGACGCCATCCTCGGCGCGGTCCGCGAGGTGGCCGGCGCGGTCACCGCCTCGACGCTCACCACGGTCGCCGTCTTCGCGCCGATCGCGCTGGTGGGTGGCTTCGTCGGGCAGCTCTTCGCGCCGTTCGCGATCACCGTGACGGTGGCCCTGCTCGCCTCGCTGCTGGTGTCGCTGACCGTGATCCCGGTGCTCGCGTACTGGTTCCTGAAGCCGCCCGGCGGCACCGCCGCGGACCAGGCCGGCGTCCGGCGCGCCGCCGAGGAGAAGGAGCTGCGCAGCCGGTTGCAGCGGGCGTACCTGCCGGCGATCGGTTTCGCCACCCGCTCCCGGGGCACCCGCTGGGCCACCGTGGGGCTGGGCCTGCTGGTGCTGGTCGGCACGTTCGGCCTGGCCCAGAAGCTGGAGACCAACTTCCTGGACGACTCCGGCCGGGACACCCTGAGCATCCGCCAGGAGCTGCCGGCGGGCACCGGGCTGGCCGGCACCGACCACGCCGCCGCCCGGGTCGAGGAGGTGCTCCGGCGTACCCCGGGGGTGAAGACCTACCAGGTCACGGCCGGCGGCGGCAACACGCCGTGGGCGGGCGTCGGCGCCGGCAACACCGCCTCCTTCTCGGTCGCGCTCGCCAAGGACACCGACGCCGCGACGGTCCGGCGGAGCCTGCGTACGGAGTTCGACGCCCTCGGCCCCGAGGTGGGCGAGCTGAGCTTCGGCGCCGGGCAGAACGGCGGCTCCGGCAACCAGCTCGAAGTGGTCGTGCAGGCGGCCGACCAGGACACGCTGAACCGGGCCGCCGAGGCCGTCCGGGGCGCGGTGGCCGATACGCCGGGCGTCGAGGACGTCGCCACCAGCCTCGCCACCCGCGTGCCCCGGGTCGAGGTGACCGTGGACCGGGTCGCCGCGGCCCGGGCCGGGCTCACCGAGGCGGCCGTCGGGCAGCTCGTCGCGCAGGCGTACCGGGGTGCCCCGCTGGGGCAGGTCACCCTGGACGGCACCCCGCAGAACGTGGTGCTCAGCACCGGGGCCCGTCCCCCGCTGAGCGTGGACGAGCTACGGGCGATGCCGGTGGGCCCGGTCAAGCTGGACGACATCGCCGACGTCAACCAGGTCGATGGCCCGCAGCAGGTGACCCGGATCGACGGCGAGCGCAGCGTCTCGGTCACCGGTACGGTCACCGGCTCCAACCTCGGCGCGACCACCAAGGAGCTGCAGAAGCGGCTGGACGCGCTGGATGTGCCGGGCGCGACGGTCACCGTCGGCGGCGTCAGCGCCGACCAGCAGGACGCCTTCGCCGACCTGCTGCTGGCCGTGCTGGCCGCGATCGCGATCGTCTTCCTGATCATGGTCGCCACGTTCCGCAGCCTGACCCAGGCGCTGATCCTGCTGGTCTCCGTCCCGTTCGCGGCCACCGGCGCGATCGTGCTGCTGCTGGCCACCGGGACGCCGCTGGGCGTGCCGGCGCTGATCGGCGTGCTCATGCTGGTCGGCATCGTGGTGACGAACGCGATCGTGCTGCTCGACCTGATCAACCAGTACCGGGCGCAGGGGATGAGCGTCACCGACGCGGTGGTCGAGGGCGGCCGGCGGCGGCTGCGGCCGATCCTGATGACCGCGGTCGCCACCGTGTTCGCCCTGCTGCCGATGGCGTTCGGGCTCACCGGTGAGGGCGGCTTCATCTCCCGGCCCCTGGCGATCGTGGTGATCGGCGGTCTGATCAGCTCGACGCTGCTGACGCTGATCCTGGTGCCGACCCTCTACACGATGGTGGAGCGCGCCAAGGACGCGCTGCGCGAGCGCCGGGGCACGCCGGAACCGGTGGCACCCGCGACCCCGGCCCCGGTCCTGACCCCGGTCCCGGTGACCGTCGGCGGCGGCGAATCTCCGGCCGAGGTCGCCGTGCCTCCCGCCGTGCCGTCGGTCCGGCCGACCCCGTCGGGCGCGCTCCTCGACGGTACGGACCAGTTCGAGGTGCTGCGCCTGCCGAAGAGCCGCCAGTCTCCGCTGCCGCCCACCGACTGA
- the thrC gene encoding threonine synthase, whose product MWRGLIETYRDRLPVTDATPVVTLHEGNTPLLPAPVLSARIGADVWLKVEGANPTGSFKDRGMTVAVSTAVEAGNKAIICASTGNTSASAAAYAARAGITCAVLVPQGKIALGKLAQALVHGAKLLQVQGNFDDCLGLAGKLAQDYPVALVNSVNIDRLHGQKTAAFEIVEALGDAPEIHCLPVGNAGNISAYWMGYCEDLSAGNATKAPRMYGFQAAGAAPIVTGQVVSEPSTIATAIRIGNPASWTKAVDARDASDGLISAVSDREILSAYRLLAREVGVFVELGSAASVAGLLQQAAAGRVPAGSTVVCTVTGHGLKDPEWAISTAPAPVTIANDPLAAARSLDLA is encoded by the coding sequence ATGTGGCGGGGTCTGATCGAGACGTACCGGGACCGGCTGCCGGTCACCGACGCCACCCCGGTCGTCACCCTGCACGAGGGGAACACGCCGCTGCTGCCGGCGCCGGTGCTCTCCGCCCGGATCGGCGCCGACGTCTGGCTGAAGGTGGAGGGGGCCAACCCCACCGGCTCCTTCAAGGACCGGGGCATGACGGTCGCCGTCTCCACCGCCGTCGAGGCCGGTAACAAGGCGATCATCTGTGCCTCCACCGGCAACACCAGCGCCTCCGCCGCCGCGTACGCGGCACGGGCCGGGATCACCTGCGCGGTGCTGGTGCCGCAGGGCAAGATCGCGCTGGGCAAGCTGGCCCAGGCGCTGGTGCACGGGGCCAAGCTGCTCCAGGTGCAGGGCAACTTCGACGACTGCCTGGGGCTGGCCGGCAAGCTCGCCCAGGACTACCCGGTCGCCCTGGTCAACTCGGTCAACATCGACCGGCTGCACGGCCAGAAGACCGCCGCCTTCGAGATCGTCGAGGCGCTCGGCGACGCCCCCGAAATCCACTGCCTGCCGGTCGGCAACGCCGGCAACATCTCCGCCTACTGGATGGGCTACTGCGAGGACCTGTCGGCCGGCAACGCCACGAAGGCCCCGCGGATGTACGGCTTCCAGGCGGCCGGCGCGGCCCCCATCGTCACCGGCCAGGTGGTGTCGGAGCCGTCGACCATCGCCACCGCGATCCGGATCGGCAACCCGGCGAGCTGGACCAAGGCCGTCGACGCCCGGGACGCCTCGGACGGCCTGATCTCGGCGGTCTCCGACCGGGAGATCCTGTCGGCGTACCGGCTGCTGGCCCGCGAGGTGGGTGTGTTCGTCGAGCTGGGCAGCGCGGCCAGCGTGGCCGGTCTGCTCCAGCAGGCCGCCGCCGGTCGGGTGCCGGCTGGGTCGACGGTGGTCTGCACGGTCACCGGCCACGGCCTCAAGGACCCGGAGTGGGCCATCTCCACCGCCCCCGCCCCGGTGACCATCGCCAACGACCCCCTGGCCGCCGCCCGCTCCCTCGACCTCGCCTGA
- a CDS encoding homoserine dehydrogenase, translating to MTSPVRLALLGCGTVGSDVVRLLHEQSADLAARIGAPLEIAGIAVRRLGRDRGDLPVDPALFTTDPLGLVKRDDVDVVVEVVGGIEPARSWLVEALRAGKSVVTANKALLAEDGATLHDAAAEGGADLYYEASVAGAIPLLRPLRESLHGDRINRVTGIVNGTTNFILSAMDATGAGFAEALEEATELGYAEADPTADVEGFDAAAKAAILASLAFHTRVTAADVHREGITEVTAADVASAKAMGCTIKLLCIAARGADAEGRETVSVRVHPAMIPRTHPLASVGDAFNAVFVEAEAAGQLMFYGRGAGGAPTASAVLGDVVAVARNRLAGVHAASESAYADLSVRPMGEALTRYHISLDVADRPGVLEAVAGVFARHEVSIATVRQGPAGGGPAGRGEDAELVIVTHVAPDAALAATVRELRGLAIVRSVTSVLRVEGEA from the coding sequence ATGACCTCACCCGTTCGCTTGGCGCTGCTCGGCTGCGGCACGGTCGGCAGCGACGTGGTGCGGCTGCTGCACGAGCAGTCGGCCGACCTCGCCGCCCGGATCGGCGCCCCGTTGGAGATCGCCGGCATCGCCGTACGCCGGCTCGGCCGGGACCGCGGCGACCTGCCGGTCGACCCCGCCCTGTTCACCACCGACCCGCTCGGGCTGGTCAAGCGGGACGACGTGGACGTCGTGGTGGAGGTCGTCGGCGGCATCGAGCCGGCCCGGAGCTGGCTGGTCGAGGCGCTGCGCGCGGGCAAGAGCGTGGTCACCGCCAACAAGGCGCTGCTCGCCGAGGACGGCGCGACGCTGCACGACGCCGCCGCCGAGGGCGGCGCGGACCTCTACTACGAGGCGAGCGTCGCCGGGGCCATCCCGCTGCTGCGCCCGCTGCGCGAGTCGCTGCACGGCGACCGGATCAACCGGGTCACCGGGATCGTCAACGGCACCACCAACTTCATCCTCTCCGCCATGGACGCCACCGGCGCCGGCTTCGCCGAGGCGCTGGAGGAGGCCACCGAGCTGGGGTACGCGGAGGCTGACCCGACGGCCGACGTGGAGGGCTTCGACGCCGCCGCCAAGGCGGCCATCCTCGCCTCGCTGGCGTTCCACACCCGGGTCACCGCGGCGGACGTGCACCGCGAGGGCATCACCGAGGTGACCGCCGCCGACGTGGCCAGCGCCAAGGCGATGGGCTGCACCATCAAGCTGCTCTGCATCGCCGCCCGGGGCGCCGACGCGGAGGGCCGGGAGACGGTCAGCGTGCGGGTGCACCCGGCGATGATCCCGCGGACCCACCCGCTGGCCAGCGTCGGCGACGCGTTCAACGCGGTCTTCGTCGAGGCCGAGGCGGCCGGGCAGCTCATGTTCTACGGCCGGGGCGCGGGCGGCGCGCCGACCGCCAGCGCCGTGCTCGGCGACGTGGTGGCGGTGGCCCGCAACCGCCTGGCCGGGGTGCACGCCGCCAGCGAGTCGGCGTACGCGGACCTGTCGGTGCGGCCGATGGGGGAGGCGCTCACCCGCTACCACATCAGCCTCGACGTGGCCGACCGACCGGGTGTGCTGGAGGCGGTGGCCGGGGTCTTCGCCCGGCACGAGGTCTCCATCGCCACCGTGCGGCAGGGCCCGGCGGGCGGCGGCCCGGCCGGCCGGGGCGAGGACGCCGAGCTGGTCATCGTCACCCACGTGGCGCCGGACGCCGCGCTCGCGGCCACCGTACGGGAGCTGCGCGGGCTGGCGATCGTCCGCTCGGTGACCAGCGTGCTGCGGGTCGAGGGCGAGGCGTAG
- the lysA gene encoding diaminopimelate decarboxylase, with product MRAHEAGALHGEIGHRGPAWLRTPVDVNALVPQLWPRHVTRGADGALAVAGLDVRDLAAEYGTPVYVLDEDDLRSRCREFRAAFPDADVYYAGKAFLCRAVVRMIAEEGLFLDVCTGGELATALSAGMEPARIGFHGNNKSVTELTRALDAGVGRIILDSFTEIDRLTALARERGVRPKVLVRVTVGVEAHTHEFIATAHEDQKFGFSLAGGAAAAAAFKIIDEGVLELRGLHSHIGSQIFDASGFEVSARRVLSLQAQIRDARGVELPELDLGGGFGIAYTTQDDPAAPHELAKRLRKIVDGECAAENLAVPHLSIEPGRAIVGPAVFTLYEVGTVKSVPLGTGGGAADGRAYVSVDGGMSDNIRTALYDASYSATVANRVSTAEPMLARVVGKHCESGDVVVKDEFLPADVQPGDLVAVPGTGAYCRSMASNYNHVPRPPVVAVRDGRARLIVRRETEADLLALDVG from the coding sequence ATGCGCGCGCACGAGGCCGGTGCCCTGCACGGCGAGATCGGCCACCGGGGGCCCGCCTGGCTGCGTACCCCGGTCGACGTCAACGCCCTGGTGCCGCAGCTCTGGCCGCGGCACGTGACGCGCGGCGCGGACGGCGCGCTGGCGGTCGCCGGCCTGGACGTCCGTGACCTGGCCGCCGAGTACGGCACCCCGGTGTACGTGCTGGACGAGGACGACCTGCGCTCGCGCTGCCGCGAGTTCCGGGCCGCCTTCCCCGACGCCGACGTCTACTACGCCGGCAAGGCGTTCCTCTGCCGCGCGGTGGTCCGCATGATCGCCGAGGAGGGCCTCTTCCTCGACGTCTGCACCGGCGGTGAGCTGGCCACCGCGCTGTCGGCCGGGATGGAGCCTGCGCGGATCGGCTTCCACGGCAACAACAAGTCGGTGACCGAGCTGACCCGGGCGCTGGACGCCGGGGTGGGCCGGATCATCCTCGACTCGTTCACCGAGATCGACCGGCTGACCGCGCTCGCCCGCGAGCGCGGGGTACGCCCCAAGGTGCTGGTCCGGGTCACCGTCGGCGTGGAGGCGCACACCCACGAGTTCATCGCCACCGCGCACGAGGACCAGAAGTTCGGCTTCTCGCTCGCCGGCGGTGCGGCTGCGGCGGCGGCCTTCAAGATCATCGACGAGGGTGTGCTGGAGCTGCGCGGACTGCACTCGCACATCGGCTCGCAGATCTTCGACGCCAGCGGCTTCGAGGTCTCCGCCCGCCGGGTGCTGAGCCTCCAGGCGCAGATCCGCGACGCCCGCGGGGTGGAGTTGCCCGAGCTGGACCTGGGCGGTGGGTTCGGCATCGCGTACACCACCCAGGACGATCCGGCCGCGCCGCACGAGCTGGCCAAGCGGCTCCGCAAGATCGTCGACGGGGAGTGCGCGGCCGAGAACCTGGCCGTGCCGCACCTGTCCATCGAGCCGGGCCGGGCCATCGTCGGGCCCGCCGTCTTCACCCTCTACGAGGTCGGCACGGTCAAGTCCGTGCCGTTAGGCACTGGTGGCGGCGCAGCCGATGGTCGTGCTTATGTCAGCGTGGACGGCGGGATGAGCGACAACATCCGTACCGCGCTCTACGACGCGTCGTACTCGGCGACGGTGGCCAACCGGGTCTCGACGGCGGAGCCGATGCTCGCCCGCGTGGTGGGAAAGCACTGTGAGTCCGGGGACGTCGTGGTGAAGGATGAATTCCTGCCCGCTGACGTGCAGCCCGGAGATCTTGTCGCGGTGCCCGGCACCGGGGCGTACTGCCGGAGCATGGCCAGCAACTACAACCACGTCCCGCGGCCCCCGGTCGTCGCCGTCCGCGACGGTCGGGCCCGGCTGATCGTCCGCCGGGAGACCGAAGCGGACCTGCTCGCATTGGATGTCGGATGA
- the argS gene encoding arginine--tRNA ligase translates to MTPAELAEVVLSAAHAVFEDRGLDRAALPAQTTVERPRNPEHGDYASTLALQLSKKVGVPPRELATDLAEQLGRAPGIKSVEIAGPGFLNIRLDAAAAGQLAKVIVEAGPEYGRSDTLAGQKINLEFVSANPTGPVHIGGVRWAAVGDALSRLLRATGADVGTEYYFNDAGSQIDRFARSLLAAAKGEPAPEDGYGGAYIAEIATEVVKRRPEVLELDDAAAQEVFRVEGVQLMFEEIKSSLRDFGVEFDTYFNEKDLHDRGELEKALVRLREQGHIFEADGATWLRTTDFGDDKDRVLRKSNGEWTYFAADCAYYLDKRERGFERVVIMLGADHHGYIGRMKAMAACFGDDPEHNLEILIGQLVNLVRDGAPVRMSKRAGTVVTLEDLVDAIGVDASRYALARYSSDSPIDIDVELWTRATRDNPVYYVQYVAARTASVGRNAAEVGLTRGDAAGFHAELLSHEKENELLKALAEFPAVVSSAAELRGPHLVARYLERLAGAYHRFYDNCRILPRGDEEVTDLHRARLWLNDATRVVIANGLHLLGVSAPERM, encoded by the coding sequence GTGACTCCCGCAGAACTCGCCGAGGTCGTCCTCTCCGCAGCCCATGCCGTCTTCGAAGACCGGGGCCTGGATCGCGCCGCGCTGCCCGCGCAGACCACCGTCGAGCGACCCCGTAACCCTGAGCACGGCGACTACGCCTCGACGCTGGCGCTGCAGCTCAGCAAGAAGGTGGGCGTACCCCCGCGGGAGTTGGCCACCGACCTGGCCGAGCAGCTCGGGCGGGCGCCGGGGATCAAGTCGGTGGAGATCGCCGGCCCGGGCTTCCTGAACATCCGGCTCGACGCGGCCGCCGCCGGCCAGCTCGCCAAGGTCATCGTCGAGGCCGGCCCGGAGTACGGCCGCAGCGACACCCTCGCCGGCCAGAAGATCAACCTGGAGTTCGTCTCGGCGAACCCGACCGGCCCGGTGCACATCGGCGGCGTCCGCTGGGCGGCCGTCGGCGACGCGCTCAGCCGGCTGCTCCGCGCCACCGGCGCCGACGTCGGCACGGAGTACTACTTCAACGACGCCGGTTCCCAGATCGACCGGTTCGCCCGGTCCCTGCTGGCCGCCGCGAAGGGCGAGCCGGCCCCGGAGGACGGCTACGGCGGCGCGTACATCGCGGAGATCGCGACCGAGGTGGTCAAGCGCCGGCCGGAGGTGCTGGAGCTGGACGACGCCGCGGCCCAGGAGGTGTTCCGGGTCGAGGGCGTCCAGCTCATGTTCGAGGAGATCAAGTCGTCGCTGCGCGACTTCGGCGTGGAGTTCGACACCTACTTCAACGAGAAGGACCTGCACGACCGGGGCGAGCTGGAGAAGGCGCTGGTCCGGCTGCGGGAGCAGGGGCACATCTTCGAGGCCGACGGGGCGACCTGGCTGCGTACCACCGACTTCGGCGACGACAAGGACCGGGTGCTGCGCAAGTCCAACGGCGAGTGGACCTACTTCGCCGCCGACTGCGCCTACTACCTCGACAAGCGCGAGCGCGGCTTCGAGCGCGTGGTGATCATGCTGGGCGCCGACCACCACGGCTACATCGGCCGGATGAAGGCGATGGCCGCCTGCTTCGGCGACGACCCGGAGCACAACCTGGAGATCCTCATCGGCCAGCTGGTCAACCTGGTCCGCGACGGCGCTCCGGTGCGGATGAGCAAGCGGGCCGGCACCGTGGTCACCCTGGAGGACCTGGTCGACGCGATCGGCGTGGACGCCTCCCGGTACGCGCTGGCCCGCTACTCCAGCGACTCCCCGATCGACATCGACGTGGAGCTGTGGACCCGGGCCACCCGCGACAACCCGGTCTACTACGTGCAGTACGTCGCCGCCCGGACGGCCAGCGTCGGGCGCAACGCCGCCGAGGTGGGGCTGACCCGGGGCGACGCCGCCGGCTTCCACGCCGAGCTGCTCTCCCACGAGAAGGAGAACGAGCTGCTCAAGGCGCTCGCCGAGTTCCCGGCCGTGGTGTCCTCGGCGGCCGAGCTGCGCGGTCCGCACCTGGTCGCCCGCTACCTGGAGCGGCTGGCCGGGGCGTACCACCGGTTCTACGACAACTGCCGGATCCTGCCGCGCGGCGACGAGGAGGTCACCGACCTGCACCGGGCCCGGCTCTGGCTCAACGACGCGACGCGGGTGGTCATCGCCAACGGCCTGCACCTGCTCGGCGTCTCCGCCCCGGAAAGGATGTAA
- a CDS encoding DUF3105 domain-containing protein, whose translation MSISTPGGPERRPTVVSTGKKPAAGRPAAGDKPAGDKAGAGKGTPRAGAGGKGRKPIAPVKVSQGRSWGPIALFVAVGVLAVGIVGVGAWAVYRGSQPWQERADAIKGVVDFRKKDKDLVAGGNHQAGTIKYDVLPPVAGPHNPAWQNCMGDVYDAPIANEHAVHSLEHGTVWITYRPDLPADQVAKLKAKVQGKEKLMLSPYEGLDKPISLQAWGFQLKVDNADDSRIDDFIKTLRVNASIEGPNANCDQGVTATGTTPRDNLGNQMPEQPTQ comes from the coding sequence ATGAGCATCAGCACCCCGGGCGGCCCGGAGCGCCGCCCGACCGTGGTCAGCACCGGCAAGAAGCCGGCGGCCGGCCGGCCGGCCGCGGGCGACAAGCCCGCCGGCGACAAGGCGGGGGCCGGAAAGGGCACCCCGCGGGCAGGCGCCGGCGGCAAGGGCCGCAAGCCGATCGCGCCGGTGAAGGTCAGTCAGGGCCGGTCGTGGGGGCCGATCGCGCTCTTCGTCGCGGTCGGCGTGCTGGCCGTCGGCATCGTCGGGGTCGGCGCCTGGGCGGTCTACCGGGGCTCCCAGCCGTGGCAGGAGCGGGCCGACGCGATCAAGGGTGTGGTCGACTTCCGCAAGAAGGACAAGGACCTGGTCGCCGGCGGCAACCACCAGGCGGGCACGATCAAGTACGACGTCCTCCCGCCGGTGGCCGGCCCGCACAACCCGGCCTGGCAGAACTGCATGGGCGACGTCTACGACGCCCCGATCGCCAACGAGCACGCGGTGCACAGCCTGGAGCACGGCACGGTCTGGATCACCTACCGCCCGGACCTGCCGGCCGACCAGGTGGCGAAGCTCAAGGCCAAGGTGCAGGGCAAGGAGAAGCTGATGCTCAGCCCGTACGAGGGGCTGGACAAGCCGATCTCGCTGCAGGCCTGGGGCTTCCAGCTCAAGGTCGACAACGCCGACGACAGCCGGATCGACGACTTCATCAAGACGCTGCGGGTGAACGCCTCCATCGAGGGGCCGAACGCCAACTGCGACCAGGGCGTCACGGCCACCGGCACCACCCCGCGGGACAACCTGGGCAACCAGATGCCCGAGCAGCCGACCCAGTGA